In Lacinutrix sp. Bg11-31, the DNA window GGTAACGATAATATTCGTCATTTTTCTGTAAAACTATCTATAAACGATAAAATAGTCTCTAAAGGCAGAGCAACTTCAAAAAAGAAAGCAGAAGAAAAAGCATCAAAACGCGCTTTTTTTGTATTTCAAAACCAAATATCGAAGGCTTTTTTATAAGCTTTGACTCCTTTTTCTAATTCAAAATAAATTAAAAGCAAACTACAACGTTTTCGTGTTACCTTCTTGTTAAGATTAAGTAAAACAAGGCACTTCAAACCATTTTAAATACTATATTTACAATTCTGTCAAAGAAAAGTTGGTATTAACATGGCAATTAAAAAACTCGTTTTAGATGATTTTTTAGAAGAAGAAAACTTCTCGCTTATTGGTATTCATTGTACTATTGAAGATTATCGCTTAGCTTACTTACTTAATAAAGCTTTAGAATTAAAGCTCGTAAGGCAAGACAACGATCTAGATAACAACAACAATAAAACGGCTTTTTCTATTTTCGAATGGGAAGACGACACACAATTTAAAACTTGGAATTTAGTATCTAATACCTGTAAAGTAGTTACAAGCCAAACAGATAATAATTTAGATTCTCTATTTAGTTTTAATCCAGCAGTAACAAAAACGCATCATTTGGTGCCAGAATTTAGCAAGGCTAATTACCTGTTAAAAATTGATAATGAGTTACATTCTAAAAAAGAAAAACTCATTTTAGAAAAAATACTAAAAATAGATCAAGTTATTACCGCTTACAGTATAGCTCCTGAAAGTTTAAAATCTAAAGATCAACTAATATTCAACTAATGTTAAGAAAAAAAACCAAAATAGTAGCAACCTTAGGTCCTGCAACAAGTACAAAAAAAGTTTTAAAAGGCATGTTAGACGAAGGTGCTAATGTTTTTAGAATTAATTTTTCGCATGCAGATTACGACGATGTAAAAGAACGCGTACAAATGATACGTGAACTTAATGATGAATTTGGTTACAACGCTTCTATTTTAGCAGATTTACAAGGCCCTAAATTACGTGTTGGAGTAATGAAAGGTGAAGTATATGTGCAACCAGGAGACGAGATTATTTTCGCAACTGGAGAGCGTTTTGAAGGCACAAAAGAACGTGTTTACATGACCTACGATAAGTTTCCTCAAGACGCTAAAGCAGGAGAACGTATTCTTTTAGACGATGGTAAACTAATTTTCGAAGTTATCTCTTCAGATAAAGTATCAGAAGTAAAAGCTAGAGTTATACAAGGTGGACCATTACGTTCTAAAAAAGGTGTAAACCTTCCTAATACAAATATTTCTCAGCCAGCTTTAACAGAAAAAGATATTAAAGACGCAAAATTCGCATGCGAATTAAAAGTCGATTGGCTAGCATTATCTTTCGTGCGTCATGCCGAAGATTTAATGATATTACAAGAGCTTATAAAAGAGCATAGTGATCATAAAATTCCAATTATTGCTAAAATTGAAAAACCAGAAGGTGTTGCAAACATCGATAAAATTGTTGCCTATTGCGATGGATTAATGGTAGCTCGTGGCGATTTAGGAGTAGAAATTCCAGCAGAAGAAGTACCATTAGTACAAAAGC includes these proteins:
- a CDS encoding IPExxxVDY family protein — protein: MAIKKLVLDDFLEEENFSLIGIHCTIEDYRLAYLLNKALELKLVRQDNDLDNNNNKTAFSIFEWEDDTQFKTWNLVSNTCKVVTSQTDNNLDSLFSFNPAVTKTHHLVPEFSKANYLLKIDNELHSKKEKLILEKILKIDQVITAYSIAPESLKSKDQLIFN
- the pyk gene encoding pyruvate kinase — translated: MLRKKTKIVATLGPATSTKKVLKGMLDEGANVFRINFSHADYDDVKERVQMIRELNDEFGYNASILADLQGPKLRVGVMKGEVYVQPGDEIIFATGERFEGTKERVYMTYDKFPQDAKAGERILLDDGKLIFEVISSDKVSEVKARVIQGGPLRSKKGVNLPNTNISQPALTEKDIKDAKFACELKVDWLALSFVRHAEDLMILQELIKEHSDHKIPIIAKIEKPEGVANIDKIVAYCDGLMVARGDLGVEIPAEEVPLVQKQLVLRAKRARIPVIIATQMMETMIDSLTPTRAEVNDVANSIMDGADAVMLSGETSVGKYPVQVIKQMADIIRSVEDSDLIKVPHEPPTIRTKRYITKSICYHAAQMANEIDAKGISTLTNSGYTAFQISAWRPKSNILVFTSNKRILTQLNLLWGVKAFFYDKFVSTDETIEDVNKMAQEMGYLEKGDMLVSLAAMPIQEKGMVNTLRITEI